In the Telopea speciosissima isolate NSW1024214 ecotype Mountain lineage chromosome 2, Tspe_v1, whole genome shotgun sequence genome, one interval contains:
- the LOC122651114 gene encoding protein DETOXIFICATION 41-like, which translates to MTVLFPFKQGAGAEIHDLNIASFNSLTKLSSSLVMEYSSSKLSSEVVEEFLAQEPVSVRRWLRLVGWESKLLWYLSAASIAVSIFNFMLSLVTQMFTGRLGALELAGASIANVGIQGFAYGIMLGMASTVQTVCGQAYGARKYASMGIVCQKAIILHFGASVLLTFVYWYSGSILRAIGQSDSISAHGQIFARGLLPQLYAFAIYCPMQRFLQAQNIVNPLAYISFGILLVHILLTWLVVDVVDFGLLGAALTLSLSWWLLVFVTGLYVMLSPSCKETWTGFSMKAFRGLWSYLKLTLASAVMLCLEIWYNQGIVLISGLLPNPTIALDSISICMNYLNWDMQFMLGLSTGASVRVGNELGAGNPKVARFSVIVVNATSILISIIFSAIVLICRTTLSRAFTSDNAVVTVVSDLTPLLAISVFLNGIQPILSGVAIGSGWQVVVAYVNLTTYYIIGLPIGCVLGFKTSLGVTGIWWGMIFGVFLQTVTLIILTARTNWNKEVIKMTLLYSLDLFITKLYLIKNSSLIH; encoded by the exons ATGACTGTCTTATTCCCGTTCAAGCAAGGTGCTGGGGCagag atcCATGATCTGAATATTGCCTCCTTCAATTCGTTAACTAAGCTATCCTCTTCACTCGTTATGGAATATTCTTCCTCAAAGCTGTCCTCGGAAGTTGTGGAGGAGTTCTTGGCACAGGAGCCAGTGTCTGTGCGACGGTGGCTGAGGCTGGTGGGTTGGGAGTCCAAGCTGCTCTGGTATCTCTCCGCTGCTTCCATTGCTGTCTCTATCTTCAATTTCATGCTCAGTTTGGTGACCCAGATGTTCACTGGCCGTTTGGGTGCCTTGGAACTTGCTGGTGCTTCCATTGCCAATGTTGGTATTCAAGGTTTTGCTTATGGGATCATG CTGGGCATGGCTAGTACTGTTCAAACTGTATGTGGCCAAGCCTATGGAGCAAGGAAGTATGCTTCTATGGGTATCGTTTGCCAAAAAGCCATAATCTTGCATTTTGGAGCATCTGTCCTCCTAACCTTTGTGTACTGGTACTCCGGCTCCATCCTCCGAGCAATTGGTCAGTCAGATAGCATATCGGCACATGGACAGATTTTCGCTCGCGGATTACTTCCTCAACTATATGCATTTGCAATCTACTGCCCTATGCAGAGATTTCTCCAAGCACAGAACATTGTAAACCCCTTAGCTTACATATCTTTTGGTATTCTCCTTGTACATATACTTCTCACATGGTTGGTTGTGGATGTGGTGGACTTTGGCCTCCTTGGAGCAGCTCTTACATTGAGTTTGTCTTGGTGGTTGCTTGTATTTGTAACTGGGCTTTATGTAATGTTGAGCCCATCTTGCAAGGAAACTTGGACAGGGTTCTCTATGAAGGCCTTTAGGGGGTTATGGTCTTACTTGAAGCTCACACTTGCTTCTGCTGTTATGTTGTG CTTGGAGATATGGTATAACCAGGGAATTGTGCTTATATCAGGATTGCTCCCTAATCCTACTATCGCACTTGACTCTATTTCCATTTG CATGAACTACCTAAACTGGGACATGCAGTTTATGTTAGGCCTAAGTACAGGAGCTAG TGTTCGAGTTGGAAATGAGCTAGGGGCTGGTAACCCAAAGGTTGCAAGATTCTCAGTGATTGTTGTTAATGCAACAAGCATCTTGATCAGTATTATATTCAGTGCAATTGTTTTGATATGTCGCACCACACTAAGTAGGGCTTTTACTAGTGATAATGCGGTTGTTACCGTAGTTTCGGATTTGACTCCATTGCTTGCAATCTCAGTATTCCTAAATGGAATTCAACCCATACTTTCAG GGGTGGCAATTGGAAGTGGATGGCAAGTTGTGGTTGCTTATGTTAACCTAACCACTTACTACATCATTGGTCTTCCTATTGGATGTGTTCTTGGCTTCAAAACAAGCCTTGGAGTGAca GGAATTTGGTGGGGAATGATATTTGGAGTTTTTCTTCAGACAGTGACCCTCATAATCTTGACTGCTAGAACAAACTGGAATAAAGAGGTAATTAAAATGACCCTACTTTACTCACTTGATCTCTTCATCACTAAGTTATATTTAATCAAAAATTCATCTTTGATACATTAA